One genomic segment of Puniceicoccus vermicola includes these proteins:
- a CDS encoding transglutaminase family protein produces the protein MKRIRIYHLTEYSFSEPVELSNHTLLLRPREGHDIRIASSRLLVEPDHSVKWYRDIYGNSVGIVRIHKPSNRLRIESEVVIENYATRPLDFLVDERAVTYPFPFEPEERLDLLPYRTHTWPNDTKSLKEWVYHFWKPGEAIETYVLLDRMSKAIVSECGYNMREEPGVQTPDETLKQKSGSCRDFATLFIEACRYLGFAARFASGYLHNPGSNQHGSTHAWSEVYLPGAGWIGFDNTSGLVTGSEHIATAVHRHPESIPPVSGSFMGSGNVTSTMKVEVAVAQI, from the coding sequence ATGAAACGAATCCGCATCTACCACCTTACCGAGTACTCTTTCTCTGAACCCGTCGAGCTCTCGAACCACACTCTTCTCCTGCGCCCGCGAGAAGGCCACGATATCCGCATTGCCTCCTCGCGCCTCTTGGTGGAGCCGGATCATTCGGTAAAGTGGTATCGAGATATTTACGGCAATTCTGTAGGGATCGTACGCATCCACAAACCTTCGAACCGTCTCCGCATCGAGAGTGAGGTAGTCATTGAGAACTACGCGACCCGCCCCCTCGACTTCCTGGTCGATGAGCGGGCCGTCACCTATCCGTTTCCCTTTGAACCGGAAGAACGGCTCGATCTACTCCCCTACCGGACGCACACCTGGCCCAATGATACGAAATCTCTCAAAGAGTGGGTCTATCACTTCTGGAAACCCGGCGAAGCCATCGAGACCTATGTCCTTCTGGACCGCATGAGCAAGGCCATCGTCAGCGAATGCGGATACAATATGAGGGAAGAGCCGGGCGTACAGACTCCTGACGAAACCCTGAAACAGAAATCCGGCAGCTGCCGTGACTTTGCGACTCTCTTCATCGAAGCCTGCCGCTACCTGGGATTTGCCGCCCGCTTTGCCAGCGGCTACCTCCACAATCCAGGAAGCAACCAACACGGCTCAACCCATGCCTGGTCGGAGGTCTACCTACCCGGAGCGGGCTGGATCGGATTCGACAACACCAGCGGGCTGGTCACCGGATCCGAGCACATCGCTACTGCGGTTCACCGTCACCCGGAATCCATTCCTCCCGTCTCGGGAAGCTTCATGGGATCAGGCAACGTCACCTCGACCATGA